Proteins encoded together in one Chitinophaga varians window:
- a CDS encoding DUF4843 domain-containing protein: protein MRKCSIIIMIAFLLFSCKRDSIEPYDLVKDNIYLNYPNTDSLVYSFAFHPELEKDTIWVPVIVSGKTARQDRYFALTAVDSNTTAVSGRHYEQLKSSYIMPADSGTVKVPVILLNTDLALAETSVYLTFQVSGGKDFATDLPVKIRTRRILYSNRLEQPAWWASWAGNLGKYSRVKHQLFLISSGTTDLVIVNSYPDWYMEVPRTLYYIANTRYLLQYPFQWVSEHPESGYMLEKRNDGTGDYDFFNKNASARRFLLRYYASANKYVFIDENGEQVLF from the coding sequence ATGAGAAAATGTTCCATCATCATAATGATTGCCTTCCTGCTATTCAGCTGTAAACGGGACAGCATTGAACCGTATGATCTGGTAAAAGACAATATCTACCTGAATTATCCTAATACAGACAGCCTTGTTTATTCTTTTGCATTTCATCCTGAACTGGAAAAAGATACCATTTGGGTGCCGGTTATTGTATCTGGTAAGACTGCCCGGCAGGACCGGTATTTCGCACTGACAGCCGTGGACAGCAATACTACCGCTGTATCGGGCCGACATTATGAGCAGTTGAAATCATCATATATAATGCCCGCGGATTCGGGTACGGTCAAGGTCCCTGTTATACTGCTGAATACAGATCTTGCACTGGCTGAAACATCCGTGTACCTTACTTTTCAGGTTTCAGGTGGTAAGGATTTTGCCACCGACCTGCCGGTGAAAATACGCACCAGGCGCATCCTGTATTCCAACAGGCTGGAACAGCCGGCATGGTGGGCGTCATGGGCCGGAAACCTCGGGAAGTACTCCCGGGTGAAACATCAGCTGTTCCTTATTAGCAGCGGCACTACCGATCTGGTGATTGTCAATTCCTATCCTGACTGGTACATGGAAGTCCCGCGAACGCTCTATTATATCGCCAATACCAGATATCTCCTGCAATATCCATTTCAGTGGGTCAGTGAACATCCTGAGTCGGGTTATATGCTGGAGAAAAGAAATGATGGCACTGGAGATTACGATTTTTTCAACAAAAATGCTTCTGCCAGGCGTTTCCTCCTGAGGTATTATGCATCAGCCAATAAGTATGTTTTTATCGATGAAAATGGAGAGCAGGTGCTCTTCTAA
- a CDS encoding RagB/SusD family nutrient uptake outer membrane protein produces MKKLIIILGLCVSMISCKKFLDIKPQTQIDRDELFNSEQGFKEALNGIYTLCASQSLYGGQLSYNMLDVLGQNYTFSDVTNQEIANFIYTGGSIKSMVNDVWRNAYKAVANCNYLLQAIDRDTAIFSKGNYRLIKGETLALRAYVHFDMLRMFAPSYVNGATQKGIPYVTRVGINSTAFSTVNTVIDSVLKDLSAAKILLQNDPIRNAAYTVGYPGDNVNTELDNPDLFMQNRRHRLNYYAVCGELARVYLYRNDYPNALSNAMEVIQAEKFPFTRQEDFFQTDIQKRDRIFYKEIIGCWYTETTTVIESLQDRFTKQNPAYSATTDQVNDIYEIGTSGAEDWRLKQWFLNTAAATGGPDRAVLQKYYRNASPLTNIHPLVAPAIRLSELYYIAAESTFDQDPQLALSYYNKVRVARGIGQQVNSVPNKSAFIDLLIKEARKEFYGESQIFFMYKRLYHAVYINATNSKQPSNSIFVLPLPDDENAYRNN; encoded by the coding sequence ATGAAAAAACTAATAATAATACTGGGTCTGTGTGTATCGATGATTTCCTGTAAAAAGTTTCTTGATATAAAACCTCAAACACAGATAGACAGGGATGAACTTTTTAACTCAGAACAGGGATTCAAAGAGGCCCTGAATGGGATTTACACACTCTGCGCCAGCCAGTCGCTTTATGGCGGGCAGCTTTCCTATAATATGCTGGATGTACTGGGCCAGAACTATACATTCAGTGATGTTACCAACCAGGAAATTGCCAACTTCATATATACCGGTGGCAGCATTAAAAGCATGGTAAATGATGTATGGCGCAACGCCTACAAAGCAGTAGCCAATTGTAATTATCTGTTGCAGGCTATTGACAGGGACACTGCCATTTTCAGCAAAGGTAATTACCGCCTGATTAAAGGTGAGACGCTCGCATTGCGTGCCTATGTCCATTTTGATATGCTACGGATGTTTGCGCCGTCGTATGTCAACGGGGCAACACAAAAAGGCATTCCTTATGTAACCCGCGTGGGGATCAATTCTACCGCCTTCTCGACCGTAAACACGGTAATAGACAGTGTATTGAAAGACCTGTCTGCCGCAAAAATATTATTGCAAAACGATCCAATAAGAAACGCCGCCTATACCGTGGGATATCCGGGAGACAATGTAAACACAGAATTGGATAACCCCGACCTGTTCATGCAAAACAGGCGTCACCGGCTTAACTATTACGCTGTCTGCGGGGAACTGGCACGTGTTTACCTCTATCGCAACGACTATCCGAATGCGCTTTCAAATGCAATGGAAGTGATACAGGCAGAGAAATTTCCGTTTACCAGGCAGGAGGATTTTTTCCAGACAGACATTCAGAAAAGAGACCGTATTTTCTATAAGGAGATTATTGGCTGCTGGTATACAGAAACAACAACTGTTATTGAATCGCTGCAGGACAGATTTACCAAACAGAATCCTGCCTATAGTGCTACCACTGACCAGGTAAATGATATTTATGAAATTGGTACTTCCGGTGCGGAAGACTGGCGGTTGAAGCAATGGTTTCTGAATACCGCTGCGGCTACCGGTGGACCTGACCGCGCCGTATTACAGAAATATTATCGCAACGCATCTCCTCTCACCAACATACATCCCCTGGTAGCTCCGGCTATCCGGTTATCTGAGCTGTACTACATCGCAGCCGAATCTACCTTTGACCAGGACCCTCAACTGGCGCTCAGCTATTATAACAAAGTACGGGTCGCACGCGGAATCGGACAACAGGTTAACAGTGTTCCCAATAAATCAGCATTTATTGACCTGCTAATAAAGGAAGCCCGCAAGGAATTTTATGGTGAAAGCCAGATATTCTTTATGTACAAGCGTCTTTACCACGCAGTATACATCAATGCCACCAATAGTAAACAACCATCAAACAGCATTTTCGTACTCCCGTTACCGGACGATGAAAATGCTTACAGAAATAATTAA
- a CDS encoding SusC/RagA family TonB-linked outer membrane protein gives MKFKFHCPPLPVMAGAGKCMPSRSGKWLMLPLIVLLFIPVRAASQHVTVSRQNASLETIFNDIKKQTGFTFFYKENINPASMKTDIDLKDAGIEEALKSCLKKFNLSFTIVNKTIVITAGTGANNSSPSIVTGIIDSLFTGKIVDSLTKEAMIAVSVYLKNTGERTLTNDRGLFTVKAAPGDILQLTSVGYRTKEIPVNAVRNQSILMSPKSSSLNDVVVTGYQVIKKDNYTGNAVVVKGEDLKRLNPQNMLKGLASFDPSFRIADNNLLGSDPNAMPKINIRGTTAMPNGEILDRNNLSSSYNLPVFIMDGFEVPLQKVVDMDINRIASVTILKDAAATAVYGSRAANGVIVITTKAPQPGRLRLSYNAEMKATVPDLSDYSVLNATDKLEYERRAGLYSTQNNTASTQDELDQQYYSKLKNVVSGVNTYWLSQPLRNAYSQKHTVYVEGGDSSFRYGVDLRYQTDPGVMKNSGRNRYSGGMSFTYNPNRNLILKNDLTVTQVNARNSNYGSFATYVAMNPYYPIYGDDGKLIREIANWRVDTHLPGQDQYKNVPVLNPLYEASLGNFDKSGYTELIDAFSADWRITPALRVIGLVSLNSTKSTADKFVSPFSNAFYLDPPNAVMNRGSYDFSATRSLNLDGNIRMVYNTLIGDHSLNAVLGANITSSTTDFKGFQARGFSNDKFSSIAFARTYTPNDAPKGSVDERRLIGSFFSGSYSYKNRYLFDAAVRLDGSSAFGANKRVAPFWSGGIGWNVHNEDWFRNSLPVLSRLKLTGTTGVTGSVDFPPFLAKTTYNYQTANWYSTGIGAIVNGYGNDNLQWQKTTNYEVRAEIGFLQDRIIITPVYYYKLTKGLLTDINIAPSTGFSTYKENLGDMANKGYELYLSINALRKNNLNINITGNLAHNTNSIVKISNALKAYNESVNNYQLDPSKGVQGKPLLRFAEGQSYNTIYGVKSHGIDPQNGREIYEKPDGSLTYDYDVTYTRPIGDYTPKAEGFFGSNITWKHWMMSFSFHYKFGGDMYNQTLVDRIENADPRFNVDSRALAMRWQHPGDMALYKNITDLSLTYASSRFVQKENLLELQSLYLSYDLAQDLAKSIGLQSLRGAVTMNDILRMSSIKQERGIDYPFARSLTCSILATF, from the coding sequence ATGAAATTCAAGTTTCATTGCCCTCCCTTGCCAGTCATGGCAGGGGCTGGGAAATGCATGCCCTCACGTTCCGGCAAATGGCTCATGCTTCCCCTGATTGTTTTGCTATTTATCCCGGTACGTGCAGCCAGCCAACACGTAACTGTCAGCCGGCAAAACGCTTCGCTGGAAACTATTTTTAATGACATCAAAAAACAAACCGGCTTCACATTTTTCTACAAGGAAAATATTAATCCCGCATCCATGAAAACGGACATTGACCTAAAGGATGCAGGCATCGAAGAGGCACTGAAATCCTGCCTTAAAAAATTTAATCTTAGCTTCACGATTGTTAACAAAACAATTGTAATCACCGCCGGCACCGGTGCCAATAACAGCTCCCCATCCATCGTAACGGGCATAATAGATAGTTTATTCACCGGAAAGATCGTAGACAGTCTGACAAAAGAGGCCATGATCGCTGTGTCTGTATACCTTAAAAATACCGGTGAAAGAACGCTGACAAACGACAGGGGCCTGTTCACCGTCAAGGCCGCACCCGGGGATATACTCCAGCTAACCAGTGTAGGCTACCGAACAAAGGAAATTCCTGTAAATGCAGTTCGCAACCAATCCATCCTGATGTCTCCAAAGTCAAGTTCGCTCAATGATGTGGTGGTAACAGGCTACCAGGTGATTAAGAAAGATAATTATACCGGTAACGCCGTTGTTGTGAAAGGCGAGGATCTGAAAAGGCTTAATCCGCAGAATATGCTGAAAGGCCTGGCTTCCTTTGATCCTTCCTTCAGGATAGCAGATAATAACCTCCTGGGCTCCGACCCCAACGCGATGCCCAAAATCAATATCAGGGGCACTACCGCCATGCCAAACGGTGAGATACTGGACAGGAACAACCTCTCCAGTTCGTACAATTTGCCGGTGTTTATCATGGACGGATTTGAAGTTCCCCTGCAGAAGGTGGTAGATATGGATATTAACCGCATTGCCAGTGTGACGATCCTCAAAGATGCCGCCGCCACCGCGGTGTATGGCTCCCGGGCAGCCAATGGTGTGATTGTAATCACTACCAAGGCCCCGCAGCCGGGTCGCCTCCGTCTTTCGTACAATGCTGAAATGAAGGCCACAGTACCGGACCTCAGCGACTATAGTGTGCTCAATGCAACAGACAAACTGGAGTATGAAAGACGTGCCGGCCTTTATTCAACTCAAAATAACACCGCCTCCACACAGGACGAACTCGACCAGCAATACTATTCCAAACTTAAAAACGTAGTGAGCGGAGTCAATACATACTGGCTCTCCCAGCCATTGCGAAACGCATATTCACAGAAGCATACCGTATATGTTGAAGGAGGAGACTCCAGCTTCCGTTACGGCGTGGACCTCCGTTATCAAACGGACCCGGGCGTGATGAAAAATTCGGGCCGTAACCGTTACAGTGGTGGTATGAGCTTTACGTACAACCCTAACCGTAATCTGATATTGAAAAATGATCTCACCGTTACACAAGTAAATGCGCGCAATTCCAATTATGGCAGTTTTGCAACCTATGTGGCCATGAACCCATATTATCCAATTTATGGAGACGACGGCAAACTGATTCGTGAAATTGCCAACTGGCGCGTGGATACACATCTGCCGGGCCAGGACCAGTACAAAAACGTACCAGTATTGAACCCACTCTATGAAGCCAGCCTCGGCAACTTCGATAAATCCGGATATACAGAACTGATAGATGCGTTCTCTGCTGATTGGCGCATCACCCCAGCATTACGTGTAATAGGCCTGGTAAGCCTGAACAGCACTAAATCCACTGCCGATAAATTTGTTTCTCCGTTTAGCAACGCTTTCTACCTGGACCCTCCCAACGCAGTGATGAACAGAGGGTCTTATGATTTCAGCGCCACGCGCTCCCTGAACCTGGACGGAAACATCCGGATGGTATACAATACGTTGATCGGCGACCATTCGCTGAATGCTGTACTGGGTGCCAACATCACGTCTTCCACTACAGATTTTAAAGGTTTCCAGGCCCGTGGATTTTCAAATGACAAATTCAGCAGCATTGCATTTGCACGTACCTATACACCCAATGACGCCCCTAAAGGCAGTGTGGATGAAAGACGCCTGATCGGTTCATTCTTTAGTGGCAGCTATTCTTATAAAAACAGGTACCTGTTCGATGCAGCTGTTCGTTTGGATGGCTCATCGGCATTTGGTGCCAATAAAAGAGTGGCACCATTCTGGTCAGGAGGTATTGGATGGAATGTTCATAACGAAGATTGGTTCAGGAACAGCCTTCCCGTACTTTCAAGATTAAAACTTACCGGTACAACTGGCGTGACAGGTTCAGTTGACTTCCCTCCGTTCCTGGCGAAAACGACATATAATTATCAGACTGCCAACTGGTACTCCACCGGCATTGGCGCTATAGTAAACGGCTATGGTAATGATAACCTCCAATGGCAGAAAACCACCAACTATGAAGTGCGTGCAGAGATTGGTTTCCTGCAGGACAGGATCATAATTACACCTGTTTATTACTACAAGCTTACTAAAGGCCTGCTGACTGATATCAACATCGCCCCGTCTACGGGTTTCTCTACCTATAAAGAAAATCTGGGAGATATGGCCAATAAAGGATATGAGCTCTATCTGTCCATCAACGCATTGCGCAAAAACAATCTAAACATCAATATTACCGGCAACCTCGCCCATAACACCAATTCAATTGTCAAAATTTCAAACGCGCTGAAAGCCTATAACGAAAGCGTGAACAACTACCAGCTGGACCCATCCAAAGGAGTACAGGGAAAGCCGCTGTTACGCTTTGCGGAAGGGCAATCGTATAATACTATATACGGTGTGAAATCACACGGTATAGACCCTCAAAACGGACGGGAGATCTACGAAAAACCAGACGGCAGTCTCACCTACGATTATGACGTGACGTACACACGGCCCATTGGCGATTATACACCAAAGGCAGAAGGTTTCTTTGGTAGCAATATCACCTGGAAGCACTGGATGATGAGTTTCAGTTTTCATTACAAATTCGGCGGAGATATGTACAATCAGACACTTGTAGACAGGATTGAAAATGCCGACCCCCGCTTTAATGTTGACAGCAGGGCCCTTGCGATGCGCTGGCAGCATCCCGGCGATATGGCGCTGTATAAGAACATTACGGACCTGAGCCTGACTTATGCCTCCAGCAGGTTCGTACAGAAAGAAAATCTGTTGGAACTGCAGTCGCTGTACCTCTCTTATGACCTGGCACAGGACCTCGCAAAGAGTATCGGTTTGCAGTCCCTGCGTGGCGCTGTTACGATGAACGACATCCTCCGTATGTCCAGTATCAAACAGGAGCGTGGTATAGATTACCCTTTTGCTAGAAGTCTTACCTGTTCTATCCTCGCTACCTTCTAA
- a CDS encoding FecR family protein: MLNRYRSGIATREEISFLEAWFDLADSEDDFITAENEAGFDSLKAAMKDRIDMKIANADNLQPALYRRIPVRRWVAAAAMIVLIGAGTLFLARKSFHQPAQQRLASRNNRVPTLRLANGTVITLDSTAAGKIASQNGVIISKEKDGTLVYSSAPAEKSNADQENVLSTPAGMKFKIILPDGSRVWLNAVSTLKYPAAFGNTGRVVELEGEAYFDVAQDPDRPFIVKSGARSVHVLGTIFNINAYPEEGVSKTTLIQGSVKVVYNSRSVVVHPGQQAICDPNSNNYLHTVNADTEKETAWTNNMFSFKNDSLQSVLRDVARWYNVVIKYSGHIPDERFSGEISRSSQLKDVLKILEINGVTFEIKENVITVINKN; encoded by the coding sequence ATGCTAAATCGATATAGGAGTGGCATTGCGACCAGGGAGGAAATTTCTTTCCTGGAGGCCTGGTTTGACCTGGCCGACAGTGAGGACGATTTCATCACGGCAGAAAATGAGGCGGGGTTTGACAGTCTGAAGGCTGCCATGAAAGACAGGATAGACATGAAAATTGCGAATGCAGATAACTTACAGCCGGCGCTGTATCGTCGTATACCCGTACGCCGTTGGGTTGCCGCCGCCGCAATGATCGTTCTGATTGGCGCCGGTACCTTGTTCCTTGCCAGGAAATCATTTCATCAACCGGCGCAGCAGCGCCTCGCCTCCCGTAATAACCGCGTCCCTACGCTTCGCCTCGCCAACGGTACGGTTATAACACTGGATAGTACTGCCGCCGGCAAGATTGCCAGCCAAAATGGTGTCATCATCTCGAAGGAAAAAGACGGGACTCTGGTTTATTCTTCAGCGCCAGCCGAAAAAAGCAACGCTGACCAGGAAAACGTATTATCTACCCCTGCGGGCATGAAATTTAAAATTATATTACCCGATGGTTCAAGAGTGTGGCTTAACGCCGTCAGCACTCTGAAATACCCGGCTGCCTTTGGTAATACCGGCAGGGTTGTAGAGTTGGAAGGGGAGGCTTACTTTGACGTTGCCCAAGACCCGGACCGGCCATTTATCGTAAAATCAGGCGCCCGATCTGTGCACGTGCTCGGTACCATCTTTAACATCAATGCATATCCGGAAGAGGGCGTGTCGAAAACAACGCTCATACAGGGATCTGTTAAAGTCGTCTATAATAGCAGATCAGTTGTGGTCCATCCCGGCCAGCAGGCCATCTGCGATCCTAATAGTAACAACTACCTCCACACTGTCAACGCCGATACAGAAAAGGAAACTGCCTGGACCAATAATATGTTTTCTTTTAAAAACGACAGCCTGCAGTCCGTATTGCGCGACGTGGCCCGGTGGTACAATGTAGTGATCAAATATAGCGGCCATATCCCTGATGAAAGATTTTCCGGGGAAATTTCCCGGAGCAGCCAACTGAAAGATGTTCTGAAAATACTTGAAATCAACGGCGTCACATTTGAGATAAAAGAAAATGTCATTACCGTAATCAATAAGAATTAA
- a CDS encoding RNA polymerase sigma factor, with protein sequence MDKLLHANDQDLLAEIGRRNGFAFDVLYNRYWKDVFNIAYKRIRNTDLAQDIAQDVFVQLWTREKTTLIDNLPGYLRIATRNRVFRQIEKESRYNFLPADSEDQLQGYALADDHVLYKEFHAAFEALTNSLPPQQQQIFRLRFQDGYNTQQIAGQLGISEKTVRNQMGRALSKLRSSLVLLHIVCILTMK encoded by the coding sequence ATGGATAAACTGCTTCATGCAAATGACCAGGACCTTTTAGCGGAAATTGGCAGAAGGAATGGTTTTGCTTTCGATGTGCTTTATAACCGATATTGGAAAGATGTTTTCAATATCGCTTACAAGCGGATACGGAATACAGACCTGGCGCAGGATATAGCCCAGGATGTCTTTGTGCAGTTGTGGACCAGGGAGAAAACCACCCTCATTGATAATCTCCCCGGATATTTACGCATTGCCACCCGCAACAGGGTTTTCAGGCAAATTGAAAAGGAAAGCCGCTATAACTTCCTGCCGGCAGACAGTGAAGACCAGCTTCAGGGCTATGCTCTTGCCGACGATCATGTCTTGTACAAGGAGTTCCATGCTGCATTTGAAGCACTGACTAATTCCCTTCCCCCGCAACAGCAACAGATTTTCCGCCTGCGCTTCCAGGATGGATACAATACGCAGCAAATTGCCGGGCAACTTGGAATTTCTGAGAAAACAGTCAGAAACCAGATGGGACGTGCCCTCTCGAAACTGAGAAGTTCCCTGGTCCTACTCCACATTGTCTGTATACTGACAATGAAATAA
- a CDS encoding ATP-binding protein: MAGLLTVSCACLAQSGTAFTGYGDVPVKTPDSLLRKVFLATDIKTKIQAVQPLLAFHAAHGTTDSVIFYAQQLISSLDQSDLPAADKQSSQVSLYLTLANAYSENGLYDEALRFYLQGVRIAESLNNRGAINDNKLGIANIYSARNEYDKAITAYRELLNTDPDEQLKHLVYERLGIIFLGQKNFPEAKLYTEKALHYFQQQHQEKKELQAQLTLGIIAEFNHQEEEAYTIYNNVKNNAQQHQFFDLYISAGQRMGDLLISRKEYDNAKTLLSLVYSNALQWNDLKAQLKVLNSLRNLYAVTGDYKNAYALMTQYLGISREVLDKQNKKEINELEIKYQTARKEKEILNKENELNHQKTIKYSLLIGFLVILLPVIGLLYLYYQKLQAQSKLNTTMEEMNRQKIAALLKDKELELLKASVVGQEKERKRIAGELHDSIGGNLAAIKLQLSHQTSVNKLETLIRQVDDTYRQVRDLSHDLVPQKFANTGFAELISGYITQFNVPGNATITFHAFPGDEIDRLGTSLKVEIYKIIQELITNAQKHSQATKVEVQLTQLDGMLKLLFEDNGRGFSPETVKYGIGFQNIRDRLKLFDGVFTIDSFPSKGTVIDIEIPLNPACYEA; encoded by the coding sequence TTGGCAGGTCTGCTGACAGTTTCCTGTGCCTGTCTGGCCCAAAGTGGCACCGCTTTCACAGGTTATGGAGATGTACCGGTAAAAACGCCCGACTCTCTCTTGCGGAAGGTGTTCCTTGCCACCGATATTAAAACAAAAATACAGGCCGTACAGCCGTTGCTGGCTTTCCACGCCGCCCATGGCACTACAGACTCCGTGATCTTTTATGCGCAACAGCTTATCAGCAGTCTTGACCAAAGCGATCTCCCTGCGGCTGACAAACAGTCCTCCCAGGTTTCCCTTTATCTCACACTGGCTAATGCTTACAGTGAGAACGGCCTGTATGACGAAGCCCTACGTTTCTATCTTCAGGGCGTCAGGATTGCGGAGTCGCTCAATAACAGAGGCGCCATTAATGACAACAAACTGGGCATCGCCAACATATATTCCGCCCGTAATGAATATGACAAAGCCATCACAGCATACAGGGAGCTGTTGAACACGGACCCGGACGAACAGCTCAAACATCTGGTCTATGAGCGGCTGGGCATTATTTTTCTCGGACAGAAAAATTTCCCTGAAGCGAAGCTTTATACTGAAAAAGCATTGCACTATTTCCAACAACAGCACCAGGAAAAAAAAGAACTTCAGGCACAACTGACACTCGGTATTATAGCGGAATTCAACCACCAGGAAGAGGAAGCCTATACGATCTACAACAATGTAAAAAACAATGCGCAGCAGCACCAGTTTTTTGACCTGTACATCAGCGCAGGACAAAGGATGGGAGACCTGCTGATCTCCCGGAAGGAATATGACAACGCAAAAACCTTGCTATCCCTCGTGTACTCCAACGCCCTTCAATGGAACGACCTGAAAGCCCAGCTAAAAGTACTGAACAGCCTGCGTAACCTGTACGCGGTAACAGGCGATTATAAAAACGCCTATGCACTGATGACCCAGTACCTGGGCATTTCCCGGGAGGTATTGGACAAACAGAATAAAAAAGAAATCAACGAACTCGAGATAAAATACCAGACCGCCCGGAAAGAAAAGGAAATATTAAACAAGGAAAACGAATTAAACCACCAGAAAACGATAAAATACAGTTTGCTCATCGGGTTCCTTGTCATCCTCCTGCCTGTCATCGGCCTGCTGTATCTATATTACCAGAAACTACAGGCGCAGAGCAAACTAAATACAACGATGGAGGAAATGAACCGGCAAAAAATCGCGGCATTGCTGAAAGATAAGGAGCTGGAATTACTGAAAGCCTCCGTTGTCGGCCAGGAAAAAGAGCGGAAACGGATTGCAGGCGAACTGCATGACAGTATCGGCGGCAACCTCGCTGCCATTAAACTTCAGCTCTCCCATCAAACCAGTGTGAATAAACTGGAAACACTCATCCGGCAGGTGGACGACACCTATCGCCAGGTACGTGACCTTTCCCATGATCTTGTTCCTCAGAAATTCGCCAACACCGGTTTTGCCGAACTTATTTCCGGCTATATCACACAATTCAATGTGCCCGGCAACGCCACTATTACCTTTCACGCCTTTCCCGGCGATGAAATTGACCGGCTTGGCACCTCTCTGAAGGTGGAGATCTATAAAATCATCCAGGAGCTGATCACCAACGCCCAGAAACACAGTCAGGCTACGAAAGTAGAAGTACAACTGACCCAACTGGACGGTATGCTGAAGTTGCTGTTTGAAGATAATGGCCGGGGATTTTCCCCGGAAACAGTGAAATATGGTATCGGGTTTCAGAATATCCGGGACCGGTTGAAATTATTCGACGGCGTGTTTACCATTGACTCCTTCCCTTCGAAAGGCACCGTAATTGACATTGAAATACCGCTAAATCCCGCTTGTTATGAAGCATAA
- a CDS encoding response regulator — MKHNIILADDHKLFLEGLIRLIAQEKDFHVLYYAHNGQLVVNYLDQHPGEQVDLVITDISMPDMDGITLNNHIKEKRPEVSTLVVSMHTDSNMIDTLIQNNVDGFLSKNADSDELLNAIKTILKGGKYFSEAVKQEYLKSVFNKEKETLEMLTSREKDVLKLIAEEYTTQEIADKLFLSKHTIESYRKTLILKLKVRNLAGLTRYAVKLGLLS; from the coding sequence ATGAAGCATAATATTATCCTGGCAGACGACCATAAATTGTTTCTGGAAGGCCTTATCAGGCTGATAGCGCAAGAAAAGGACTTCCACGTGCTCTATTATGCCCATAACGGCCAGCTGGTCGTGAACTATCTCGACCAGCACCCCGGTGAGCAGGTCGACCTGGTGATTACCGATATCAGTATGCCTGACATGGACGGTATCACCCTGAATAACCATATCAAGGAAAAAAGGCCGGAGGTCAGCACGCTGGTGGTAAGCATGCATACTGACAGTAATATGATTGATACGCTTATTCAAAATAACGTCGATGGTTTTTTGTCGAAAAATGCCGACTCAGACGAATTACTGAATGCGATCAAAACGATCCTCAAAGGCGGGAAATACTTCTCGGAAGCCGTGAAACAGGAGTATCTCAAAAGCGTTTTCAACAAAGAAAAAGAAACCCTTGAAATGCTCACCTCCCGCGAAAAGGACGTACTGAAACTGATCGCCGAAGAATATACCACCCAGGAGATCGCGGACAAACTATTCCTCAGCAAACATACGATTGAAAGCTACCGCAAAACCCTCATCCTGAAACTGAAAGTGCGGAACCTGGCCGGCCTTACAAGGTACGCCGTCAAACTGGGCCTGCTCAGCTAA